The Streptomyces sp. NBC_00670 genome window below encodes:
- a CDS encoding helix-turn-helix transcriptional regulator codes for MRSSFGTTDDGPGGPVHRVPVIVHAPDPISREGVLSQLRRHPEIDLRTESGPGTVALLVDDSLDEADLTRLRRIVRSEGARAVLVVGGIREAELLDVIECGVGAIVWRHEATAHRLVQAVLSAARGDGDLPADLLGRLIDQVGTLHRGAAGHPATPSVGLVPREVDVLRLVADGFDTSEIAGKLSYSERTIKNVMHGLTTRLHLRNRAHAVAYALREGYI; via the coding sequence ATGCGCAGCTCATTCGGTACGACGGACGACGGTCCGGGGGGACCCGTGCACCGGGTGCCCGTCATCGTCCACGCCCCGGACCCGATCTCCCGGGAGGGCGTGCTCAGCCAGCTCCGCCGGCACCCCGAGATCGACCTGCGCACGGAGAGCGGCCCCGGCACCGTCGCCCTCCTGGTGGACGACTCCCTCGACGAGGCCGACCTGACCCGGCTGCGCCGCATCGTGCGCAGCGAGGGCGCCCGCGCGGTCCTCGTCGTCGGCGGGATCCGCGAGGCGGAGCTGCTGGACGTGATCGAGTGCGGGGTCGGCGCCATCGTCTGGCGGCACGAGGCGACCGCGCACCGGCTGGTGCAGGCCGTGCTCTCCGCCGCCCGCGGCGACGGCGACCTGCCCGCCGATCTGCTCGGCCGGCTCATCGACCAGGTCGGCACCCTGCACCGCGGCGCGGCCGGCCACCCGGCCACCCCCTCCGTCGGCCTCGTGCCGCGCGAGGTGGACGTCCTGCGGCTGGTCGCCGACGGGTTCGACACCTCGGAGATCGCCGGCAAGCTGTCGTACTCCGAGCGCACCATCAAGAACGTGATGCATGGTCTGACCACACGTCTGCATCTGCGCAACCGCGCGCACGCCGTCGCCTACGCCCTGCGCGAGGGCTACATCTGA
- a CDS encoding ATP-binding protein produces the protein MTAPVHGSTDPGFAAHPADPAGALLARLARLRERVALLVDRRAADDPTADDPLRGLYLSEEAVRRHLLLAAETGGGEAPAGRAADAPPPPGDRFTGLAARLGLGELDAAVLLLALAPDVDRSFEPLYGYLNDDVGRRRATVGLALDLCGAPAHRAGARARFHPAAPLTARGLLVVEEAERPFLTRSLRVPDRVVAHLLGDDTPDPELTPHLRPLPYDHHEAAEDGEFASFTGRLAARLAAPGPGAVYLRERREGEGTACAAAALRAAGLDALCFGGPDDHVAALLREARLSGRALLVAPLPADPGPLLRELTAAPDVPVLLADTRPYDPHWCPRDPLVLDAPRRRTGTLPAWAAALGDPAGAPGFDLAATVAPYRLGGERLERAARAAHGLAAFDGAALTAGHLRLAARQQSASGLEKHARRIRPDVDWSDLVLPAAPLAQLRELALRARHRERVLGDWRLSAGGGRGRGVLGLFAGESGTGKTLSAEVVAAELGLDLYVVQLSSVVDKYVGETEKNLERIFTEADRTDAVLLFDEADAVFGKRSEVKDSHDRYANMESAYLLQRLESFDGIALLTTNLRANIDEAFTRRLDLVVDFPFPDAGQRMALWRHGLERVPVADGTHSGLGALAREFELAGGSIRSAVVTAAYLAAGRDAVVTPADLLEGARREYRKAGRLVPGEGSW, from the coding sequence GTGACCGCACCCGTCCACGGCTCCACGGATCCCGGTTTCGCCGCACACCCCGCCGACCCCGCGGGAGCGCTGCTCGCCCGGCTCGCCCGGCTGCGGGAGCGGGTCGCCCTGCTGGTCGACCGGCGCGCCGCCGACGACCCCACGGCCGACGATCCGCTGCGCGGGCTGTACCTGTCGGAGGAGGCCGTACGACGGCACCTGCTGCTCGCCGCGGAGACCGGCGGCGGCGAGGCGCCCGCCGGACGCGCCGCCGACGCTCCCCCGCCGCCCGGTGACCGGTTCACCGGGCTGGCCGCCCGGCTGGGCCTCGGCGAACTGGACGCCGCCGTGCTGCTCCTGGCCCTCGCGCCCGACGTGGACCGCTCCTTCGAGCCGCTCTACGGCTACCTCAACGACGACGTCGGCCGCCGCCGCGCCACGGTGGGCCTCGCGCTCGACCTGTGCGGGGCGCCGGCCCACCGGGCCGGGGCGCGGGCCCGGTTCCACCCCGCGGCGCCGCTGACCGCGCGCGGACTGCTGGTGGTGGAGGAGGCGGAGCGGCCCTTCCTGACCCGGTCGCTGCGCGTGCCCGACCGGGTCGTCGCCCATCTCCTCGGCGACGACACCCCCGACCCGGAGCTCACCCCGCATCTGCGCCCGCTGCCGTACGACCACCACGAGGCGGCGGAGGACGGGGAGTTCGCCTCCTTCACCGGCCGGCTGGCCGCCCGCCTGGCGGCACCCGGCCCCGGCGCCGTCTATCTGCGCGAGCGGCGGGAGGGCGAGGGGACCGCGTGCGCGGCGGCCGCCCTGCGCGCGGCCGGGCTCGACGCCCTGTGCTTCGGCGGACCCGACGACCACGTCGCCGCGCTGCTGCGCGAGGCCCGGCTGAGCGGCCGGGCGCTGCTCGTGGCCCCGCTGCCCGCGGACCCCGGCCCGCTGCTGCGCGAGCTGACCGCCGCGCCCGACGTGCCGGTGCTGCTGGCGGACACCCGCCCGTACGACCCGCACTGGTGCCCGCGCGACCCCCTCGTCCTGGACGCGCCCCGCCGCCGCACCGGCACCCTCCCGGCCTGGGCCGCAGCGCTCGGCGACCCGGCCGGCGCCCCCGGTTTCGACCTCGCCGCCACCGTCGCCCCGTACCGGCTCGGCGGGGAGCGGCTGGAGCGGGCCGCGCGGGCCGCGCACGGCCTGGCCGCGTTCGACGGGGCCGCGCTGACCGCCGGTCATCTGCGGCTCGCCGCCCGCCAGCAGTCCGCCTCCGGCCTGGAGAAGCACGCCCGGCGGATCCGCCCGGACGTCGACTGGAGCGACCTCGTGCTGCCCGCCGCCCCGCTCGCCCAGCTCCGTGAGCTGGCCCTGCGCGCCCGGCACCGGGAGCGGGTCCTCGGCGACTGGCGGCTCAGCGCGGGCGGCGGCCGGGGCCGGGGCGTGCTCGGCCTGTTCGCGGGCGAGTCCGGCACCGGCAAGACGCTGTCCGCCGAGGTCGTCGCCGCCGAACTCGGCCTCGACCTCTACGTCGTCCAGCTCTCCTCCGTCGTCGACAAGTACGTGGGCGAGACCGAGAAGAACCTGGAGCGGATCTTCACCGAGGCCGACCGCACCGACGCCGTGCTGCTCTTCGACGAGGCCGACGCGGTCTTCGGCAAGCGCTCCGAGGTCAAGGACTCGCACGACCGGTACGCCAACATGGAGAGCGCCTATCTGCTCCAGCGGCTGGAGTCGTTCGACGGGATCGCGCTGCTCACCACCAACCTGCGCGCCAACATCGACGAGGCGTTCACGCGCCGGCTCGACCTGGTCGTCGACTTCCCGTTCCCCGACGCGGGGCAGCGGATGGCGCTGTGGCGGCACGGCCTGGAGCGGGTGCCGGTGGCGGACGGGACGCACTCCGGACTCGGCGCGCTCGCCCGGGAGTTCGAGCTGGCCGGCGGATCGATCCGCAGCGCGGTGGTGACGGCGGCGTACCTGGCCGCCGGGCGGGACGCGGTGGTCACCCCGGCGGATCTGCTGGAGGGGGCGCGGCGCGAGTACCGCAAGGCGGGGCGGCTGGTGCCGGGCGAGGGCTCCTGGTAG
- a CDS encoding phage tail protein has product MALPKAEDVLVAPNFGIQIDGVMIEYLNSVNGLQVEQDVIKYQQNQGTTGRSNVTLMPGVGKDGQVDIERGASQSDAFTQWIKDSLDGNMGVARKNATIILMDYEDNPVKRWNLRNAWCSKIVMSTLKAGDTSPVTETVTIVFEDLVIE; this is encoded by the coding sequence ATGGCTCTCCCCAAGGCAGAAGACGTCCTCGTCGCACCGAATTTCGGGATCCAGATCGACGGCGTGATGATCGAGTACCTCAACTCGGTCAACGGCCTCCAGGTCGAACAGGACGTCATCAAGTACCAGCAGAACCAGGGCACCACCGGCCGCAGCAACGTCACCCTGATGCCGGGCGTGGGCAAGGACGGCCAGGTCGACATCGAGCGCGGCGCGAGCCAGTCGGACGCGTTCACCCAGTGGATCAAGGACTCGCTGGACGGCAACATGGGTGTCGCCCGCAAGAACGCCACGATCATCCTCATGGACTACGAGGACAACCCGGTCAAGCGCTGGAACCTGCGCAACGCCTGGTGCAGCAAGATCGTGATGAGCACGCTGAAGGCGGGCGACACCTCGCCGGTCACCGAGACGGTGACCATCGTGTTCGAAGACCTGGTCATCGAGTAA
- a CDS encoding DUF6760 family protein encodes MTYATDRLHEEIAYVAYHFHWSLEAILDLEHHDRRGYTERIASFVTRSAVEG; translated from the coding sequence GTGACGTACGCGACCGACCGGCTGCACGAGGAGATCGCGTACGTCGCCTACCACTTCCACTGGAGCCTGGAGGCGATCCTGGACCTGGAGCACCACGACCGCCGCGGGTACACGGAGCGGATCGCGTCCTTCGTGACGCGGTCCGCGGTGGAGGGCTGA
- a CDS encoding helix-turn-helix transcriptional regulator produces the protein MPGPLTERGDVSELIATEAARARAGTGRLVLLRGATGTGRTAVLEAAARDGAAHGMRVMLARCSAVDGAHPFASLMRLLSPVPDVPGCPEPGQYAPFRGGDERVVTTRLLHRLREFAEHSPVLIAIDDVHLADGASRRWLVEAARRIDQLPVLLLVTERSQYDITPPAPGLAHPLPPDLVRTHTLAPLSARSTALLVRSLAECGRWSCAESCVRASAGHPLLLHALLGDLGDSGAVAVPDSSALLYPGAYRAAVSWWLECAGPRTTEVARALAALEETWTDGTDGPPVPASPHGSTRAHAPAHPAFTAQLAELLAGMTGADAARVAGWLTAMTGLGLLHPDASGRPRWAHRLLRDAVLDGWPAGRRRAAHLAAADTLWRRGDDTEAVARQLLRTDTADRPWIVNVLRDAAHEAARDGRVEDATDFLRRVLREPLSEPVRQRVLTELGSLEFAAAQSGGWAGGLSSAWSGGPSSAWSGAQPGLPPGLPPVGPAGTRSDGRPAAVRATGVPRLTEALWLPGEPADRVRAGVALGTALARYGQTRAAVETLHGLDDDGLSDRPELVRAVRATAVLLAERDRGLRREAYARLAEQDQSCPEPAGTAGRALLVRHAAAAGLISAEEARRRLRLLLEKPADPEGEPLLVAVAAVVALWADDFDSAGQLVEHGLAGQCAHLLHPVHEILLTVRADLAAARGTYTLPRHTPNGPAGDDPPGHGPAGHDPTGHEPVGQGPTGQEPVRQGPTGQEPVGQGPTGQEPTGQRPTGHGPVGRTAAGHVSAGHEPVGQMAAGHEPVGQMPDRHVPMGQVPGSQAPDRHVPMGHGPAGHGPAEHGPAGHDPAEHVPPEHEPDGQVPPEHEPDGQVPPEHARAGNAPRGAGPYAPPLREEFPPPSEEFSPRAGASPASAGAYPAPAGAYPAPAGPFPAPAGPFPAPAGAFLAPTGASPAPAGAYPPPPGAHPASADGRPRQPGVADAHAVLALVAAGRVGEAGRFVAAFDLDRTPDSPERNRFLYARGVQRAAAGNPAGAVYDFLECGRSQAARDEVSPALTPWRTAAAECHLALGRPRDALALAEEELRLARVWNTPRTVGRALRVLAAATGGRRGLDLAEEAVRLLRTAPVDDELIAALISRGRLLITAGERSQARAALREAADRAVRRGAVRLAAAAEAALREGGARRPAAVRTGSDALTGSERRIAELAAAGHTNTEIAGLLHVARRTVETHLTSTYRKLGIRRRAQLRTALGNAAARPLDKDYCHDNGRP, from the coding sequence ATGCCCGGACCGCTGACCGAGCGCGGGGACGTGAGCGAGCTGATCGCCACCGAGGCGGCCCGTGCCCGCGCCGGCACCGGCCGGCTCGTCCTGCTGCGCGGTGCCACCGGCACCGGCCGCACCGCCGTGCTGGAGGCCGCCGCCCGGGACGGCGCCGCGCACGGCATGCGCGTCATGCTCGCCCGCTGCTCCGCCGTCGACGGTGCCCACCCCTTCGCCTCCCTGATGCGCCTGCTGAGCCCCGTGCCCGACGTCCCCGGCTGCCCCGAACCAGGCCAGTACGCGCCCTTCCGGGGTGGTGACGAACGGGTCGTCACCACCCGGCTGCTGCACCGCCTGCGCGAGTTCGCCGAGCACTCCCCCGTCCTGATCGCCATCGACGACGTGCACCTGGCCGACGGGGCCTCCCGCCGCTGGCTGGTGGAGGCGGCCCGGCGGATCGACCAGTTACCGGTCCTGCTGCTGGTGACCGAACGCAGCCAGTACGACATCACCCCGCCCGCCCCCGGGCTGGCCCACCCCCTCCCGCCCGACCTGGTCCGCACCCACACCCTCGCCCCGCTGTCCGCCCGCTCCACGGCGCTGCTGGTGCGCTCGCTCGCCGAGTGCGGGCGCTGGTCGTGCGCGGAGAGCTGCGTGCGGGCCTCGGCGGGCCATCCGCTGCTGCTGCACGCCCTGTTGGGGGACCTCGGCGACAGCGGGGCCGTCGCCGTGCCGGACTCCTCCGCGCTGCTGTACCCGGGGGCGTACCGGGCGGCGGTGTCCTGGTGGCTGGAGTGCGCCGGGCCCCGTACGACCGAGGTCGCCCGGGCGCTCGCCGCGCTGGAGGAGACCTGGACGGACGGCACGGACGGGCCGCCCGTCCCCGCCTCGCCGCACGGCTCCACCCGCGCCCACGCACCCGCCCATCCCGCGTTCACCGCGCAACTCGCGGAGCTGCTCGCGGGGATGACCGGTGCCGACGCCGCGCGGGTGGCCGGCTGGCTCACCGCCATGACCGGGCTCGGCCTGCTGCACCCGGACGCCTCCGGCCGGCCGCGCTGGGCGCACCGGCTGCTGCGGGACGCGGTGCTCGACGGCTGGCCCGCCGGCCGGCGCCGGGCCGCGCATCTCGCGGCCGCCGACACGTTGTGGCGCCGGGGCGACGACACGGAGGCCGTCGCCCGGCAGCTGCTGCGGACCGACACGGCGGACCGGCCCTGGATCGTCAACGTCCTGCGGGACGCGGCGCACGAGGCCGCGCGCGACGGGCGCGTCGAGGACGCCACGGACTTCCTGCGCCGGGTCCTGCGGGAACCGCTGTCCGAGCCCGTACGGCAACGGGTCCTCACCGAACTGGGCTCCCTGGAGTTCGCCGCGGCGCAGTCCGGGGGGTGGGCCGGGGGTCTGTCGTCGGCGTGGTCCGGGGGCCCGTCTTCGGCGTGGTCCGGGGCGCAGCCCGGCCTGCCGCCGGGGCTGCCGCCCGTCGGACCGGCCGGGACCCGGTCCGACGGGCGGCCCGCGGCGGTCCGTGCCACCGGCGTGCCGCGGCTCACCGAGGCGCTCTGGCTGCCCGGCGAGCCGGCCGACCGGGTGCGCGCGGGCGTCGCCCTCGGCACCGCGCTGGCCCGGTACGGCCAGACCCGGGCCGCCGTCGAGACGCTGCACGGCCTCGACGACGACGGGCTCTCCGACCGTCCGGAGCTGGTGCGCGCCGTACGGGCCACCGCCGTGCTGCTCGCCGAGCGGGACCGGGGGCTGCGCCGCGAGGCGTACGCCCGGCTGGCCGAGCAGGACCAAAGCTGTCCGGAGCCGGCCGGCACGGCGGGCCGCGCCCTGCTCGTACGGCACGCGGCGGCGGCCGGGCTGATCTCGGCGGAGGAGGCGCGACGGCGGCTGCGGCTGCTGCTCGAGAAGCCGGCCGACCCGGAGGGCGAACCGTTACTGGTCGCCGTGGCGGCGGTGGTCGCCCTCTGGGCGGACGACTTCGACTCGGCCGGCCAACTCGTGGAACACGGCCTGGCCGGCCAGTGCGCGCACCTGCTGCACCCGGTGCACGAAATCCTCCTGACCGTCCGCGCCGACCTCGCGGCAGCCCGCGGCACGTACACCCTGCCGCGCCACACGCCGAACGGTCCGGCGGGAGACGACCCGCCGGGGCACGGCCCGGCCGGACACGACCCGACGGGGCACGAGCCGGTGGGGCAGGGGCCCACGGGGCAGGAGCCGGTGCGGCAGGGGCCCACGGGACAGGAGCCGGTGGGGCAGGGGCCCACGGGACAGGAGCCGACTGGGCAGAGGCCGACGGGACACGGACCGGTGGGACGGACGGCGGCGGGACACGTGTCAGCGGGGCACGAGCCGGTGGGGCAGATGGCGGCGGGACACGAGCCGGTGGGACAGATGCCGGACCGGCACGTGCCGATGGGTCAGGTGCCGGGCAGTCAGGCGCCGGACCGGCACGTGCCAATGGGCCACGGCCCGGCGGGCCACGGGCCGGCGGAGCACGGGCCGGCCGGACACGACCCGGCGGAGCACGTGCCGCCGGAGCACGAGCCGGACGGGCAGGTGCCGCCGGAGCACGAGCCGGACGGGCAGGTGCCGCCGGAGCACGCGCGGGCCGGAAACGCCCCGAGGGGCGCCGGGCCGTACGCCCCCCCGCTCCGCGAGGAGTTCCCCCCGCCGTCCGAGGAGTTCTCCCCGCGGGCCGGGGCGTCCCCCGCGTCGGCCGGGGCGTATCCCGCGCCAGCCGGGGCGTATCCCGCGCCGGCGGGGCCGTTCCCCGCGCCGGCGGGGCCGTTCCCCGCGCCGGCCGGGGCGTTCCTCGCGCCGACGGGGGCGTCCCCCGCGCCGGCGGGGGCGTACCCCCCACCCCCCGGTGCCCACCCCGCGTCGGCCGACGGCCGGCCCCGGCAGCCGGGGGTCGCCGACGCGCACGCCGTGCTCGCGCTCGTCGCGGCCGGGCGGGTGGGGGAGGCCGGGCGGTTCGTGGCCGCCTTCGATCTGGACCGGACCCCGGACTCCCCGGAGCGCAATCGCTTCCTGTACGCGCGGGGCGTGCAGCGGGCCGCCGCGGGCAATCCGGCGGGCGCGGTGTACGACTTCCTGGAGTGCGGACGCAGCCAGGCCGCGCGCGACGAGGTCAGCCCGGCGCTCACCCCGTGGCGGACCGCCGCCGCCGAGTGCCATCTGGCCCTGGGCCGCCCCCGGGACGCGCTCGCCCTGGCCGAGGAGGAGCTGCGGCTCGCCCGGGTGTGGAACACGCCCCGCACGGTGGGCCGCGCCCTGCGGGTGCTGGCCGCCGCGACCGGCGGCCGGCGCGGTCTGGACCTCGCCGAGGAGGCCGTCCGGCTGCTGCGGACGGCACCCGTCGACGACGAGCTGATCGCCGCGCTGATCTCGCGCGGGCGACTGCTCATCACGGCGGGGGAGCGCTCCCAGGCCCGTGCGGCCCTGCGCGAGGCGGCCGACCGCGCGGTCCGGCGGGGCGCGGTCCGGCTGGCGGCCGCGGCCGAGGCGGCCCTGCGGGAGGGCGGCGCCCGCCGGCCGGCCGCCGTCCGCACGGGCTCGGACGCGCTCACCGGCAGCGAACGCCGGATCGCGGAACTCGCGGCGGCGGGACACACCAACACGGAGATCGCCGGCCTCCTCCACGTCGCCCGCCGCACGGTCGAGACCCACCTGACGAGCACGTACCGCAAGCTCGGCATCCGCCGCCGGGCCCAGCTCCGCACCGCCCTCGGCAACGCCGCCGCGCGCCCCCTCGACAAGGACTACTGTCACGACAATGGCCGCCCCTGA
- a CDS encoding DUF4255 domain-containing protein: MIHEVDEVLKDLLGGGALAGSGVDIALDAPTRDWAARRNAPTLNAYLYDIREDVTRRHRGHISVRDERDVVVKHRQPPRWFRLSYLVTAWTKRPQDEHRLLSAVLATLLPRETLLPAELPGPLRALGLSVPLSVAGVQTEARSLAEIWSALGGELKPSVDLVVTVPFPAVPEYDAGPPVTEGAVVRVRDTSGEPDMETAQRTGRTLEERGHRPHRIAARTERER; this comes from the coding sequence GTGATCCACGAGGTGGACGAGGTCCTCAAGGACCTCCTCGGCGGCGGCGCGCTCGCGGGATCCGGCGTCGACATCGCCCTGGACGCCCCGACCCGCGACTGGGCCGCCCGCCGCAACGCGCCCACCCTCAACGCCTATCTGTACGACATCCGCGAGGACGTCACCCGGCGGCACCGCGGGCACATCTCCGTCCGTGACGAGCGGGACGTCGTCGTCAAACACCGTCAGCCGCCGCGCTGGTTCCGGCTGTCGTACCTGGTGACCGCGTGGACCAAGCGGCCGCAGGACGAACACCGGCTGCTCTCGGCGGTACTGGCCACCCTGCTGCCCCGCGAGACGCTGCTCCCCGCCGAACTCCCGGGCCCGCTGCGCGCGCTGGGGCTCTCGGTGCCGCTGTCGGTGGCCGGGGTGCAGACCGAGGCGCGCTCGCTGGCGGAGATCTGGTCCGCACTCGGCGGGGAACTGAAGCCGTCCGTGGACCTCGTGGTCACCGTGCCCTTCCCGGCGGTCCCCGAGTACGACGCCGGACCGCCGGTCACGGAAGGGGCCGTGGTCCGTGTGCGCGACACCTCGGGCGAGCCCGACATGGAGACGGCGCAGCGGACGGGCCGGACCCTGGAGGAACGGGGCCACCGCCCGCACCGGATCGCGGCGCGCACGGAGCGCGAGCGGTGA
- a CDS encoding phage tail sheath subtilisin-like domain-containing protein: MPSYLSPGVYVEEVASGSRPIEGVGTSVAAFVGLAPTGPLNEPTLVTNWTQYVTAFGDFTDGYYLAHSVYGFFNNGGSAAYVVRVGGSAEDAATTGDTAPAAVSGSAAPAALPPGEPRQLGTFSVTAVAPGRHGALSVEVADPEGEGPAERFKLIVKDGGKPVESFDVSAKKGGRTYVVTQVKERSKLITVTEAAPAAQLVRPENQTVELPAAATAAPAVPDGAEQAHPGPAQYLGDSADRTGFGGLEAVDEISMVAVPDLMAAYQRGAIDLEAVKAVQLGLIAHCELMGDRVAVIDPPPGLNARQIRVWRQETAGYDSKYAALYYPWIKAFDPATGQSRVIPPSGHVAGVWARNDSERGVHKAPANEVVRGAVDLEIQITRGEQDLLNPIGVNCIRAFPGRGIRIWGARTLSSDPAWRYLNIRRYFNYLEESILLGTQWVVFEPNDHNLWARIRRNVSAFLVNEWRNGALFGQSPEQAFYVKCNEETNPPESVDLGRVICEIGIAPVKPAEFVIFRLAQFSSGSGELEE, from the coding sequence ATGCCGTCCTATCTGTCGCCCGGCGTCTACGTCGAGGAGGTGGCCAGCGGCTCGCGCCCGATCGAGGGGGTGGGCACCTCGGTGGCGGCCTTCGTGGGGCTCGCTCCGACCGGCCCGCTCAACGAGCCGACGCTGGTGACCAACTGGACTCAGTACGTCACCGCGTTCGGTGACTTCACCGACGGGTACTACCTGGCCCACTCGGTGTACGGCTTCTTCAACAACGGCGGCTCCGCCGCCTACGTCGTACGGGTCGGCGGGTCCGCCGAGGACGCCGCGACGACCGGCGACACCGCCCCCGCCGCCGTGTCCGGCTCCGCCGCCCCCGCCGCGCTGCCGCCCGGCGAGCCCCGGCAGCTCGGCACGTTCAGCGTCACCGCCGTCGCACCCGGCCGGCACGGCGCGCTCAGCGTCGAGGTCGCCGACCCGGAGGGCGAGGGCCCGGCCGAGCGGTTCAAGCTGATCGTCAAGGACGGCGGCAAGCCCGTCGAGTCCTTCGACGTGAGCGCGAAGAAGGGCGGCCGCACCTACGTCGTCACGCAGGTCAAGGAGCGCTCCAAGCTCATCACCGTGACCGAGGCGGCCCCCGCGGCGCAGCTGGTCCGGCCCGAGAACCAGACCGTCGAGCTGCCCGCCGCGGCCACCGCCGCCCCGGCCGTCCCGGACGGCGCGGAGCAGGCCCACCCCGGCCCGGCCCAGTACCTCGGCGACTCCGCCGACCGCACCGGCTTCGGCGGCCTGGAGGCCGTCGACGAGATCTCCATGGTCGCGGTGCCCGACCTGATGGCCGCCTACCAGCGCGGCGCGATCGACCTGGAGGCCGTCAAGGCGGTCCAGCTCGGTCTGATCGCCCACTGCGAGCTGATGGGCGACCGCGTCGCCGTCATCGACCCGCCGCCCGGCCTCAACGCCCGTCAGATCCGCGTCTGGCGGCAGGAGACGGCCGGTTACGACTCCAAGTACGCGGCCCTGTACTACCCCTGGATCAAGGCGTTCGACCCGGCCACCGGCCAGTCCCGGGTCATCCCGCCGAGCGGCCACGTCGCCGGCGTCTGGGCCCGCAACGACTCCGAGCGCGGGGTGCACAAGGCGCCCGCCAACGAGGTCGTGCGCGGCGCGGTGGACCTGGAGATCCAGATCACCCGCGGCGAGCAGGACCTGCTCAACCCGATCGGCGTCAACTGCATCCGCGCCTTCCCCGGCCGCGGCATCCGCATCTGGGGCGCCCGCACCCTCTCCTCCGACCCGGCCTGGCGCTACCTGAACATCCGCCGGTACTTCAACTACCTGGAGGAATCCATTCTGCTGGGCACCCAGTGGGTGGTGTTCGAGCCGAACGACCACAACCTCTGGGCCCGTATCCGGCGCAACGTCTCGGCGTTCCTCGTCAACGAGTGGCGCAACGGCGCCCTGTTCGGCCAGAGTCCCGAGCAGGCCTTCTACGTCAAGTGCAACGAGGAGACGAACCCGCCGGAGTCCGTGGACCTCGGCCGGGTCATCTGCGAGATCGGCATCGCGCCGGTCAAGCCGGCCGAGTTCGTGATCTTCCGGCTGGCCCAGTTCTCCAGCGGCAGCGGCGAGCTGGAGGAGTAG
- a CDS encoding RICIN domain-containing protein: MSLWTSLEPASATVDPGGSTRVRLRLRNTGDVVDEYRFEAVGEVAPWAVVEPATLRLYPGTTGTVELTFAPPRTPDAPAGPNPYAVRITPTEHPEATTVPEGNLTITPFTELRAELVPPTVKGRFRGRPRLAIDNLGNTEVTASVNGHDTGDQLSYTIHPGNVRIGPGRAAFVKATLKPRRLIWFGSKEQRPYTLNVVRSGTDPLPAEGTYVQRGFLPRWLATACGLFLALGLTFLMLWIAYQPSVRTSAAEKPAEAGAAMAPPPAPSAPAPPKSSAPPGSDGDKDTGDGGDDGGGGGGGGGGGGAKAPEHKVKPVVPATRILLRNTTTSKCADIPGFESGTQDGQVEEYTCDGTDADNQLWNLEVIDRKGGPAGTDLFQIRNDKDQLCMDLPGEGAAPVPSAITEYPCDGTTADNQLWWLDRQDSGAYWIRNAASDDKCLDVAGLSDGGDGTNLTLFDCSNDDDQEWMIIDPAEQE, encoded by the coding sequence ATGAGTCTGTGGACTTCCCTGGAACCCGCCTCGGCGACCGTGGACCCCGGGGGCAGCACCCGGGTACGGCTGCGTCTGCGCAACACCGGTGACGTCGTCGACGAGTACCGCTTCGAGGCGGTCGGCGAGGTGGCCCCCTGGGCCGTCGTGGAACCGGCGACCCTGCGGCTCTACCCGGGCACGACGGGCACCGTCGAACTGACCTTCGCCCCGCCCCGCACCCCCGACGCCCCGGCCGGGCCGAACCCGTACGCGGTGCGGATCACCCCCACCGAGCACCCGGAGGCCACCACCGTCCCGGAGGGCAACCTCACCATCACCCCGTTCACGGAGCTGCGCGCCGAACTGGTGCCGCCGACCGTGAAGGGGCGGTTCCGGGGGCGGCCGAGGCTGGCCATCGACAATCTGGGCAACACCGAGGTGACGGCGTCGGTCAACGGCCATGACACCGGCGACCAGTTGTCCTACACCATCCACCCCGGCAACGTACGGATCGGGCCCGGCCGCGCCGCCTTCGTGAAGGCGACGCTGAAGCCGCGGCGCCTGATCTGGTTCGGGTCCAAGGAGCAGCGGCCGTACACGCTGAACGTCGTGCGGTCCGGCACCGATCCGCTGCCGGCCGAGGGGACGTACGTCCAGCGGGGATTCCTGCCCCGCTGGCTGGCCACCGCCTGCGGCCTGTTCCTGGCCCTCGGCCTCACCTTCCTCATGCTGTGGATCGCCTACCAGCCGTCGGTGCGGACGAGTGCCGCGGAGAAGCCGGCCGAGGCGGGCGCGGCCATGGCGCCCCCGCCGGCACCCTCCGCGCCGGCCCCGCCGAAGTCGTCCGCCCCGCCCGGGTCCGACGGCGACAAGGACACCGGCGACGGTGGCGACGACGGAGGCGGCGGGGGCGGCGGGGGCGGCGGCGGGGGCGCCAAGGCCCCGGAGCACAAGGTGAAACCCGTGGTGCCCGCGACGAGGATCCTGCTGCGCAACACGACCACCTCCAAGTGCGCGGACATCCCCGGCTTCGAGAGCGGCACGCAGGACGGCCAGGTGGAGGAGTACACCTGCGACGGCACCGACGCCGACAACCAGCTGTGGAACCTCGAGGTGATCGACCGCAAGGGCGGCCCCGCCGGCACCGACCTCTTCCAGATCCGCAACGACAAGGACCAGCTCTGCATGGACCTGCCGGGCGAAGGGGCGGCGCCGGTCCCGTCAGCGATCACCGAGTACCCGTGCGACGGCACGACCGCCGACAACCAGCTGTGGTGGCTGGACCGGCAGGACAGCGGCGCCTACTGGATCCGCAACGCCGCGAGCGACGACAAGTGCCTGGACGTCGCCGGGCTGAGCGACGGGGGCGACGGCACCAACCTCACCCTGTTCGACTGCTCCAACGACGACGACCAGGAGTGGATGATCATCGACCCCGCCGAGCAGGAGTGA